Proteins from one Fragaria vesca subsp. vesca linkage group LG6, FraVesHawaii_1.0, whole genome shotgun sequence genomic window:
- the LOC101314108 gene encoding uncharacterized protein LOC101314108, whose product MSSEETINPIALRDSLFTVLVRCVRILKAESVYLLYLSFLYLFPKSFYCIAYPTRRNFLNAEHPFPDKYQSDTLLPLAFTSLTFIFSHLGFIHYTLGLWSITYTLHRGRPVKLISALFNSVFVSFFPILGCVIVSIPNMVSLFNLVYSGQNLFKVIRGIEKSKMDMLDVIILLCSIQLHLELNLTPSIVVIESRGLVESMKKSSSLMKGNKMLGFMLLSIFGTCSLILGLFSAWILEMQLSLTGDLSRGGWWRMVTFQYLVQIVILSVLFMLVLLFNTVSNTVLYHYCIKAQRNDGEEQAE is encoded by the coding sequence ATGTCATCTGAAGAAACAATAAATCCGATCGCACTCCGGGATTCGCTATTCACCGTGCTTGTCCGGTGTGTGCGAATTCTCAAAGCAGAGTCTGTATATCTGCTTTATCTCTCGTTTCTCTATCTCTTCCCCAAATCGTTCTACTGTATAGCCTATCCGACCCGTCGTAATTTCTTAAACGCCGAGCATCCCTTTCCGGACAAGTACCAATCCGACACTCTCTTACCTCTTGCTTTCACGTCCCTTACCTTCATCTTCTCCCACTTGGGATTCATCCACTACACTCTGGGTCTCTGGTCAATCACATATACACTACACCGTGGCCGACCAGTTAAACTTATCTCGGCTCTCTTTAACTCTGTATTTGTCTCCTTCTTTCCTATTCTCGGTTGTGTCATAGTCTCTATTCCCAACATGGTTTCGCTGTTTAATCTGGTTTATTCGGGGCAGAACTTATTTAAGGTAATTAGAGGGATTGAGAAGAGCAAGATGGATATGTTAGATGTTATTATCTTGCTGTGTAGTATCCAACTTCACTTGGAGTTGAACCTTACACCCTCAATTGTTGTGATTGAATCGCGCGGGCTGGTAGAGTCTATGAAAAAAAGCAGCTCATTGATGAAGGGAAACAAAATGTTGGGTTTTATGCTGCTTTCGATTTTCGGGACTTGTTCCCTGATTTTAGGATTGTTCAGCGCTTGGATTCTGGAAATGCAGTTGAGTTTAACAGGTGATCTGAGCCGTGGTGGTTGGTGGAGGATGGTGACTTTTCAATATCTGGTGCAAATTGTGATACTTTCAGTTCTTTTCATGCTCGTTTTATTGTTCAATACGGTAAGCAATAC